A region from the Mycobacterium heidelbergense genome encodes:
- a CDS encoding class I SAM-dependent methyltransferase, with protein sequence MTRENPLFPYIYRFGQPIFDRLFYHRYRRAAIAHATGRLLMVGLGPGTDLKFVPPAVTSVAAVEPVAAFRRMAARLADRHGVAVDIVEGTGESIPFPDNSFDSVHIGLVLCSVDDVAATLGEIRRVLVPRGRLVVLEHVRGEGATGRLQDLVARPWSWFAAGCHPNRRTADAIAAAGFDITGLRSIRTPVPFPCKPHLHGVATAN encoded by the coding sequence ATAACGCGCGAAAACCCGTTGTTCCCTTATATATATCGGTTCGGGCAGCCGATTTTCGACCGGCTTTTCTACCACCGATATCGCCGAGCGGCGATCGCACACGCGACCGGCCGGCTGCTGATGGTCGGCCTCGGACCGGGGACCGACCTGAAGTTCGTGCCGCCCGCGGTGACCTCGGTCGCCGCCGTGGAACCCGTGGCCGCATTCCGGCGGATGGCGGCCCGACTCGCCGATCGCCATGGCGTCGCCGTCGACATCGTCGAGGGGACGGGGGAGTCGATCCCGTTCCCGGACAACAGCTTCGACTCGGTCCACATCGGTCTGGTGCTGTGCTCGGTCGACGATGTGGCCGCGACGCTGGGCGAGATCCGGCGGGTGCTGGTGCCGCGGGGCAGGTTGGTGGTCCTCGAGCATGTCCGCGGCGAAGGCGCGACGGGCCGGCTCCAGGACCTCGTCGCAAGGCCATGGTCCTGGTTTGCCGCCGGCTGCCACCCGAACCGCCGAACCGCCGACGCCATCGCCGCGGCCGGCTTCGATATCACCGGGCTGCGCAGCATCCGAACCCCCGTGCCGTTCCCCTGCAAACCGCATCTGCACGGCGTCGCGACCGCGAACTGA
- a CDS encoding DUF4389 domain-containing protein — translation MRGGVDAPSRWLWLVKWCVLAVPHYPILILLYLVYPPLTIVAGIAILFTGRYPRPLFDFNVGVLRWSWRVMNYRFPMNSTDRYPPFTLAPRPDYPGDLEVDYPERLTRWAVLVKWWLLGLPQILLCWAMEPLLQALCVISAVWLLGTGTIHRGMFDLLMGLVRWRYRVAVYVSLMRDEYPSFQLDLGST, via the coding sequence GTGCGTGGCGGCGTCGATGCGCCCTCACGGTGGCTCTGGCTGGTCAAGTGGTGCGTGCTGGCCGTTCCGCACTACCCCATATTGATCCTTCTTTACCTGGTGTATCCGCCGCTGACGATCGTTGCCGGCATCGCGATCCTGTTCACCGGGCGCTACCCGCGCCCCCTCTTCGACTTCAACGTCGGGGTGCTGCGCTGGTCGTGGCGGGTCATGAACTACCGGTTCCCGATGAACAGCACCGACAGGTACCCGCCCTTTACGCTCGCGCCTCGGCCCGACTATCCCGGCGATCTCGAGGTCGACTACCCGGAGCGGCTCACGCGCTGGGCCGTGCTGGTGAAGTGGTGGCTGCTCGGGCTGCCGCAGATACTGCTGTGCTGGGCGATGGAGCCGCTGCTGCAGGCGCTTTGCGTCATCTCCGCGGTGTGGTTGTTGGGCACCGGGACGATCCACCGGGGCATGTTCGATCTGCTCATGGGCCTCGTTCGATGGCGTTATCGGGTGGCGGTGTATGTATCTTTGATGCGTGACGAATATCCGTCGTTCCAACTGGATCTAGGTAGCACATAA
- a CDS encoding FAD-dependent oxidoreductase, giving the protein MTGRSEVSERPTATSPIRALVIGAGVSGISVARGLLRDGHDVTVVDQRGDTRAGGGAVTIWSHGETVLRQLGVDMDGAGQLVSSVRVTTSRGRRLAALDVNAMVNRLGAPVRMVPRSVLMERLLDGFPTDRIRGSSRAVKILTTPTDARVGFEDGSSIDGDVVIGADGLHSIVRDVVGAPAAEPTGWCSWQGLVSLPGLADKHVAMVVIGERGNTGVWPAGGSDVQWWFDLPWSRDFVRPCHPIDALRSNFSGWSEAVDLVLANLTDEHLAGSPYPHFRHPIPRASAPGAVTLLGDAAHTMPPTLAQGTNQALLDTMVLRKALADLRRGGDLSRALRRYERTRRRQVAAVSRVASLQVAHGESALRPAALIPDRAHTWMLTTFLRWTSHRRMSARIDRGLRTATPIEPSRR; this is encoded by the coding sequence GTGACGGGCCGAAGCGAGGTTTCTGAGCGTCCGACGGCCACATCGCCCATTCGGGCGCTCGTCATCGGCGCCGGGGTGAGCGGCATCTCCGTGGCCCGGGGACTGCTGCGGGACGGTCATGACGTCACGGTCGTCGACCAGCGTGGAGACACGCGCGCCGGCGGCGGCGCCGTGACCATCTGGTCCCACGGCGAGACGGTGCTGAGGCAGTTGGGCGTCGACATGGACGGGGCCGGTCAGCTGGTCTCCAGCGTGCGGGTGACGACGTCTCGGGGGCGCCGGCTGGCGGCCTTGGACGTGAACGCGATGGTGAATCGGCTGGGGGCACCCGTTCGGATGGTCCCCCGAAGTGTCCTGATGGAACGGCTGCTGGACGGCTTCCCCACCGACCGCATCCGAGGCAGCTCCCGCGCGGTGAAGATCCTGACGACGCCCACCGACGCGCGGGTCGGATTCGAGGACGGCAGCTCGATCGACGGCGACGTGGTGATCGGCGCGGACGGTCTGCATTCGATCGTTCGCGATGTCGTCGGCGCCCCCGCCGCCGAGCCGACCGGTTGGTGCAGCTGGCAGGGCCTCGTCAGCCTGCCCGGCCTCGCCGACAAGCATGTGGCAATGGTCGTCATCGGCGAGCGCGGAAACACCGGCGTGTGGCCGGCGGGCGGCTCGGACGTGCAGTGGTGGTTCGACTTGCCGTGGTCCCGCGACTTCGTGCGGCCCTGCCACCCGATTGACGCGCTCCGGTCCAATTTCAGCGGCTGGTCCGAGGCCGTCGATCTCGTGCTCGCGAACCTGACCGACGAACACCTGGCGGGCTCACCGTACCCGCATTTCCGGCATCCGATTCCCCGCGCGTCGGCCCCCGGCGCGGTGACGCTGCTCGGCGACGCCGCCCACACCATGCCGCCGACCCTCGCGCAGGGAACCAACCAGGCGCTGCTCGACACGATGGTGCTGCGCAAGGCGCTCGCGGACCTCCGCCGTGGCGGAGACCTTTCCAGGGCGCTGCGCCGGTACGAGCGGACCAGGCGGCGCCAGGTCGCGGCCGTGTCCCGGGTGGCGTCGCTGCAAGTGGCCCACGGTGAGTCCGCGCTACGACCGGCGGCGTTGATCCCGGACCGAGCACACACCTGGATGCTGACCACGTTTCTGCGGTGGACCAGCCACCGCCGGATGTCGGCCCGGATCGATCGTGGCCTCCGGACCGCAACCCCCATCGAGCCGAGTCGCCGGTGA
- a CDS encoding SDR family NAD(P)-dependent oxidoreductase — MSGQNLLAGRGVVVSGGSRGIGRAVAELLCTLGAGVVVNGRDADAVEETVAAITASGGRASPVIGAADDERIAGALVDECIARFGRLDALINCAGVAEPAGSSILTISPEEFDRLISAHLGTAFHTSRVAARVMASQGHGAIVNTGSVAFLGDYGGTGYPAGKGAVNGLTMAIAAELKAHGVRANVVCPGARTRLSTDVEYEKHIEDLHRRGLLDEMTMRASLDSAPAAFVAPLYAYLVSDLARDVTGQIFVAAGGFVGRFDRRAPRVLGYRDHHDAGPWAVGDLHTMIGAPAASG, encoded by the coding sequence ATGAGTGGCCAGAACCTCCTGGCCGGGCGCGGCGTGGTGGTGTCCGGCGGCAGCCGCGGCATCGGACGCGCCGTCGCCGAACTGCTCTGCACCCTGGGCGCCGGCGTGGTCGTCAACGGGCGCGACGCCGATGCCGTTGAGGAGACCGTCGCGGCGATCACGGCGTCGGGAGGGCGAGCCAGCCCGGTCATCGGGGCCGCGGACGACGAGCGCATAGCCGGCGCCCTCGTCGACGAATGCATCGCCAGGTTCGGGCGGTTGGACGCGCTGATCAATTGCGCCGGCGTCGCCGAGCCCGCGGGTTCGTCGATCCTGACCATCTCGCCGGAGGAATTCGACCGCCTGATAAGCGCGCACCTCGGCACGGCGTTTCATACGTCCCGGGTCGCGGCCCGCGTCATGGCCTCACAGGGGCACGGCGCGATCGTCAACACCGGTTCCGTGGCCTTTCTCGGCGACTACGGCGGCACCGGGTACCCGGCGGGCAAAGGCGCCGTCAACGGGCTGACGATGGCCATCGCGGCGGAACTGAAGGCCCACGGCGTGCGGGCCAACGTGGTGTGCCCCGGCGCGCGGACGCGACTGTCCACCGACGTCGAGTACGAAAAGCACATCGAGGACCTCCACCGCCGCGGGTTGCTCGACGAGATGACCATGCGGGCGTCACTCGACAGCGCTCCGGCCGCGTTCGTGGCCCCGCTCTACGCCTATCTCGTCAGCGACCTGGCGCGCGACGTGACCGGCCAAATATTCGTTGCCGCGGGCGGATTCGTCGGCCGCTTCGATCGGCGCGCGCCGCGCGTGCTGGGGTATCGCGATCACCATGACGCCGGGCCGTGGGCGGTCGGGGACCTGCACACGATGATCGGCGCACCGGCGGCGTCGGGGTGA
- a CDS encoding SigB/SigF/SigG family RNA polymerase sigma factor: MTDVATPVRPTRPSRAQSDDSYDDVVEMFVALRRMPAESHEYGRQRERIVARCLPLADHVARHFARRGEGIDDLTQVARLGLMNAVNRFDPSKGPSFIGFAVPTMMGEVRRYFRDYSWGMRVPRRLRELHVQISRTTGDLAQKLGRAPTAGELSQVLGVPREEIVECLVAGDAYRLDSLDAPLGADGSGKPRLVADAVGDIDPQIEHITNREAVRVLVAELPQRERQVLHMRFFESMTQSQIAERIGVSQMQVSRILANTLRRLRDQLE, from the coding sequence ATGACCGATGTAGCGACGCCAGTCCGCCCGACTCGGCCGTCCCGCGCGCAATCGGACGATTCCTACGACGACGTTGTCGAGATGTTCGTAGCGTTGCGCCGGATGCCGGCCGAGTCCCACGAGTACGGCCGGCAACGTGAACGCATCGTGGCCAGATGCCTGCCCCTGGCCGACCATGTGGCCCGCCACTTCGCCCGGCGGGGCGAAGGCATCGACGACCTGACCCAGGTCGCCCGCCTGGGGTTGATGAACGCCGTCAACCGATTCGACCCCTCGAAGGGGCCCAGCTTCATCGGGTTCGCCGTTCCCACCATGATGGGCGAGGTCCGGCGCTATTTCCGCGACTACAGCTGGGGCATGCGTGTGCCGCGACGGTTGCGCGAGCTACACGTCCAGATCAGCAGGACCACCGGAGATCTGGCTCAGAAGCTGGGGCGCGCCCCCACGGCCGGCGAGCTATCCCAGGTGCTGGGGGTCCCGCGCGAGGAAATCGTGGAATGCCTGGTGGCGGGCGACGCCTATCGGCTCGACTCGCTGGACGCGCCCCTCGGCGCGGACGGTTCGGGCAAGCCCCGATTGGTGGCTGACGCGGTCGGCGACATCGATCCGCAAATCGAGCACATCACCAACCGCGAGGCGGTGCGCGTCCTGGTGGCCGAGCTTCCCCAGCGCGAACGTCAGGTTCTGCACATGCGGTTCTTCGAGTCGATGACCCAAAGCCAGATCGCCGAGCGAATCGGGGTCTCGCAGATGCAGGTCTCGCGCATCCTGGCCAACACCTTGCGCCGCCTGCGTGACCAGCTGGAGTAG
- a CDS encoding nitroreductase family deazaflavin-dependent oxidoreductase, whose product MNPLQRVARNPTAYRWLVLRGRPIAELLEALLRFVTGGRFGVLDLTGLPNVQITTSGRKTGLARTATVQCVPTDDGLMVVGSNWGRERHPSWSANLKAAERVSVRRRGHRFTAKVRLLTGEERERAWATVLRHWPNYQIAQDRAGGRQFRLFLLTPTT is encoded by the coding sequence GTGAATCCGCTGCAGCGGGTGGCGCGAAACCCGACGGCATACCGCTGGCTGGTCCTCAGAGGGCGACCGATCGCCGAGCTGCTCGAAGCCCTGCTGCGGTTCGTGACCGGTGGACGTTTCGGCGTCCTGGACCTGACCGGCCTGCCCAACGTGCAGATCACCACGTCGGGGCGCAAGACGGGCCTGGCCCGCACGGCCACGGTGCAGTGCGTGCCCACCGACGACGGGCTGATGGTGGTCGGCTCCAACTGGGGCCGCGAACGACACCCGTCGTGGTCGGCGAATCTCAAAGCGGCGGAACGGGTCAGCGTTCGCAGACGCGGCCATCGCTTCACCGCGAAGGTGCGGCTGCTGACCGGCGAGGAACGCGAAAGGGCATGGGCCACTGTCCTGCGGCACTGGCCGAACTATCAGATCGCCCAGGATCGCGCCGGGGGACGCCAATTTCGGCTGTTTCTTCTCACGCCGACCACATGA
- a CDS encoding CaiB/BaiF CoA transferase family protein, which translates to MSALMGIRVVELAGSVAGEYCGKLLADFGAEVIKVEAPGCGSPTRAMAPILADGPDGSGLFAYLNTNKQSVVLDVERLHGLIGTADAVIEDRATDWSERHPGVVFCSITPYGRGAAAEFGNAKSINVFHASGWGYHTPSHADPGKPPLRGPGRFLADYEAGLDAALCVASSLFGRLHTGQGEAIDLSQHAVLVSRADCIVGRFITDEVPAAGGRHDYDQAGPAAFFPCADGFVYLYITSRAHWQGVKALLGHPAWLDAFDDDWLEFSVTEDKVAAFRRGFAAWVRDLAKESAADAAQRLGVPLVPVNGAADLHHSPQYRHRGFFQDVRHPVLGHAAYPTVPYALGASPVEITSAAPTLGQHTGPVLDRLDAPHPPPAVTSAQLKAARDPRGGPLAGVRVVELTKVWAGPYAGKLLALLGAEVIKVETAASPEEMRAYGGTDIDHAPYFLSINPEILSVDLDIKSADGMARLRELIARSDIVINNLRPGAMERQGLGYEQLKAIKPDIISVSIKMWGNDGPLGHQTGYAPCFAALAGLASLVGYPGGPPLGTSMRYGDSTVGAAAAYAAVVALLHREFSGAGQFVDVSAVETLSSMIGDSLLEQSLTGKRLGPDGNNHPDMCPHGCYPCSDGTWVAVAVADDAEWRRLCDVLGAGELARDARYATMADRHRHAEALDADLARHTRSHDAERLAQRLRAAGVPANKSATAMDVIGDQRLWDRELYRFVTDHREGQRPIVGPPWRLARSPARIARGAPDLGEDNEYVLREILGAGSPTGDRT; encoded by the coding sequence ATGTCGGCACTGATGGGCATCAGGGTCGTTGAGCTGGCCGGGTCTGTCGCGGGGGAGTACTGCGGAAAGCTGTTGGCCGACTTCGGCGCCGAGGTGATCAAGGTCGAGGCGCCGGGGTGCGGCAGCCCCACCCGGGCGATGGCGCCCATCCTCGCCGACGGTCCCGACGGCAGCGGGCTGTTCGCCTATCTCAACACCAACAAGCAGTCCGTCGTGCTCGACGTCGAGCGGCTGCACGGGCTCATCGGCACCGCGGACGCGGTCATCGAAGACCGCGCCACGGACTGGTCCGAACGCCACCCCGGCGTGGTGTTCTGCTCGATCACCCCCTATGGGCGGGGCGCGGCCGCCGAGTTCGGAAACGCGAAGAGCATCAACGTGTTCCACGCGAGCGGCTGGGGGTATCACACCCCGAGCCATGCCGATCCCGGCAAGCCTCCGCTGCGCGGGCCGGGGCGCTTCCTGGCCGACTACGAGGCGGGACTGGACGCGGCGCTGTGTGTCGCGTCGTCACTGTTCGGGCGCCTGCACACCGGGCAGGGCGAGGCCATCGACCTCTCCCAGCACGCCGTGCTGGTCTCCCGCGCCGACTGCATCGTGGGCCGATTCATCACCGACGAGGTCCCGGCCGCGGGCGGCCGCCACGATTACGACCAGGCGGGCCCGGCGGCGTTCTTCCCCTGCGCCGACGGCTTCGTCTACCTGTACATCACCAGCCGGGCCCACTGGCAGGGCGTCAAGGCCCTCCTGGGTCATCCGGCATGGCTGGACGCCTTCGACGACGACTGGCTGGAGTTCTCCGTCACCGAGGACAAGGTCGCCGCGTTTCGGCGAGGGTTCGCGGCCTGGGTGCGGGATTTGGCCAAGGAGTCCGCGGCCGACGCGGCCCAGCGTCTGGGCGTGCCGCTGGTGCCGGTCAACGGTGCCGCGGATCTGCACCACTCGCCGCAATACCGCCACCGCGGATTCTTCCAGGACGTAAGGCACCCCGTCCTGGGTCACGCGGCCTATCCGACAGTGCCGTATGCGCTCGGCGCATCGCCCGTCGAAATCACCTCCGCTGCACCGACTCTCGGCCAGCACACCGGGCCGGTCCTGGATCGGCTCGACGCCCCGCACCCACCGCCGGCGGTCACGTCGGCACAACTCAAGGCGGCCAGGGATCCCCGCGGTGGGCCGCTGGCCGGGGTACGGGTCGTCGAACTCACCAAGGTGTGGGCCGGCCCGTACGCCGGCAAGCTGCTGGCGCTGTTGGGCGCCGAGGTGATCAAGGTCGAAACCGCCGCCAGCCCCGAGGAGATGCGCGCCTACGGGGGCACCGACATCGACCACGCCCCTTACTTTTTGAGCATCAACCCCGAGATCCTGAGCGTGGACCTCGACATCAAGTCGGCCGACGGCATGGCGCGGCTGCGGGAGCTGATCGCGCGCAGCGACATCGTCATCAACAACCTGCGTCCGGGAGCGATGGAGCGGCAGGGCCTGGGGTACGAACAGCTCAAGGCGATCAAGCCGGACATCATTTCGGTGTCGATCAAGATGTGGGGCAACGACGGACCGCTCGGTCACCAAACCGGTTACGCGCCATGCTTCGCCGCGCTGGCCGGGCTCGCTTCGCTGGTCGGCTACCCCGGTGGCCCTCCGCTCGGCACGAGCATGCGCTACGGCGATTCCACGGTCGGCGCGGCCGCCGCGTACGCTGCCGTGGTGGCATTGCTGCATCGCGAATTCAGCGGCGCGGGCCAATTCGTCGACGTGTCGGCCGTGGAGACGCTGTCCTCGATGATCGGGGACAGCCTGCTCGAACAAAGCCTGACCGGGAAACGCCTTGGGCCCGACGGCAATAACCACCCCGACATGTGCCCGCACGGCTGCTACCCCTGCTCGGACGGCACGTGGGTCGCCGTGGCCGTGGCCGACGACGCCGAATGGCGCCGGCTGTGCGACGTGCTCGGCGCCGGGGAGCTGGCCCGCGACGCGCGGTACGCCACGATGGCCGACCGACACCGTCACGCCGAGGCGCTGGACGCCGACCTCGCGCGCCACACCCGAAGCCACGATGCGGAGCGGCTGGCGCAGCGGCTGCGCGCGGCGGGCGTGCCGGCAAATAAGAGCGCCACCGCGATGGATGTCATTGGCGACCAACGATTGTGGGATCGCGAGCTGTACCGCTTCGTCACGGATCACCGCGAAGGCCAGCGCCCGATTGTGGGACCGCCGTGGCGGCTGGCGCGCTCCCCGGCGCGGATCGCGCGGGGCGCACCGGACTTGGGCGAGGACAACGAGTACGTTCTGCGCGAGATCCTCGGCGCCGGATCGCCGACCGGGGACCGGACATGA
- a CDS encoding enoyl-CoA hydratase/isomerase family protein yields the protein MPEYDYEEMKKEAAQYIRFEKDKKNRIAYITFDRPEAQNSTTLGMRQNYADLIHKCNVDDDVKVVVIRGEGEDFGSGGDLPEQRGMLENPGMPLLHELAINDDDVTYPPGGSYRYLSTVTDFYAKARAGNRPLQELRKISIIEAKGYCYGWHFYQAGDADLVVASDDTLFGHPAFRYVGWGPRLWWWAETMGLRKFSEMLFTGRPFSAKEMYECGFVNSVVPRDKLEDETLKYALACSRSRPTDTVAVQKTFLELYKQHKGEYFGSLLTGMVEGMLPMIANDRENDVDLTEGTFSKGLNNVVKDNDLNFPPEWRLSRSGRKKP from the coding sequence ATGCCTGAATACGACTACGAAGAGATGAAAAAGGAAGCCGCGCAGTACATCAGGTTCGAGAAGGACAAGAAGAACCGGATCGCCTACATCACGTTCGATCGTCCCGAGGCGCAGAACTCCACCACGCTGGGGATGCGGCAGAACTATGCCGATTTGATCCACAAGTGCAACGTCGACGACGACGTGAAGGTCGTGGTGATCCGCGGCGAAGGGGAGGACTTCGGCAGCGGCGGGGACCTGCCCGAACAGCGTGGAATGCTCGAGAACCCGGGCATGCCGCTGCTGCACGAGCTGGCGATCAACGACGACGACGTCACGTATCCACCGGGCGGATCGTATCGCTATCTGTCCACCGTTACCGACTTCTACGCCAAGGCGCGCGCGGGAAACCGCCCCCTGCAAGAGCTTCGAAAGATCAGCATCATCGAGGCCAAGGGCTACTGCTACGGGTGGCACTTCTATCAGGCCGGCGACGCCGACCTGGTGGTCGCTTCCGACGACACGCTTTTCGGGCACCCGGCCTTCCGCTACGTGGGCTGGGGGCCGCGGCTGTGGTGGTGGGCGGAGACGATGGGTCTGCGGAAATTCTCCGAAATGTTGTTCACCGGAAGGCCGTTCAGCGCGAAGGAGATGTACGAGTGCGGCTTCGTCAACAGCGTGGTGCCGCGCGACAAGCTGGAAGACGAGACGCTGAAGTACGCGCTGGCATGCTCCCGCTCCCGGCCGACCGACACCGTCGCCGTGCAGAAGACCTTCCTGGAGTTGTACAAGCAGCACAAGGGGGAGTACTTCGGGAGCCTGCTCACCGGCATGGTCGAGGGAATGCTGCCGATGATCGCCAACGACCGGGAGAACGACGTCGACCTCACCGAGGGAACTTTCAGCAAGGGCCTCAACAACGTGGTGAAGGACAACGACTTGAACTTCCCGCCCGAGTGGCGCCTGAGCCGCTCGGGACGCAAGAAGCCCTGA